Genomic window (Chrysemys picta bellii isolate R12L10 unplaced genomic scaffold, ASM1138683v2 scaf2415, whole genome shotgun sequence):
TTAAACTTGGCTCTGAAAAATTAGGTACCATTACTAGCAGGTAGCTAATGAAACCAATCAATTTTCCTCTTCAAATAGGCTTTGCTTTGAACAAGATGCGCTCATATCATCACTTGAAAATTACGTAAGATATTAACACCTTGTGTCTTAACCTACATGCTTTGCCTTATTTATGAAGGCCTTTTTGCATAGTCCACATTATTCGCACAAGAATATATTAAATCTGAATTTGCTGCTTGTGATATTTTCTGCTTAATAAattacttggatttttttttattttaaaactgtgacTATTGGCTCCCAAGCCCAtgtatgggggtgagggggaaagtgTTAGTTTGTTAGTGGTGCATAATTCTGTGGGAGCTAGGACTCTGTGGTTTTTGTGGCGCAATGTAGGGCTACTTCCAATTAATGTCAATATTAATTAAAGGACATTGTCAGTAAAACATTTCTCTCCATTTGATCTACATTGAAGTTAACTGATACTGTAATTTTTCTACTCATCTATAAGTAGGCAGTGCGTAACAAATTAAGCAGTAGGATACAATACCTACGTGTTTATTTCTCTGTCTTTGACCAAGTGCCAGGGGAAAGCATGAACGCAGTCCCCCACTACCACAAATTATGCAGTCGAGTTTCCCGCATTTGGGGAAATCGCAGGGGTCATCACACCCGCAGTGGAATGGATGAGCCTGGGAAAACCACTTTCATGATCATAGTATCTCCCCTGCCAATACCTATGTGGTAAGATGCAGCTATAGGCACATTTGGGATGTATGGTACAGCCAAGTTCTTCTCAAATACCAAAGTCCGAGAATCCCTGCTGGAGAGAGCGGCTTGTTGCCATTTTATATAAAGACTAGGAAAACATGATTGTCATACTTGGAATggcttaaaatatttaataaataagtaACCACTATTTCTACCCTACTGTATTTGTTTGCAGAACCTAAAGGCTTGGCTACACGtgcgagttagagcacattaaagcagccccaggcgccctagctcactacccgtccacactggcaaggcacatagagcgctctgactccagggctagagcgctcctggtactccacctcagcgagatGATTAACACTTGGTGTGCATTGGCTGAAACGCAcaggcatcagtgtgaacgaggtgttgcattactgcactctgatcagcctccggaaacttctcataatccccttaagtcaagtggccactcttgtcattgttttggaatcactgcaggcatGCCCATACACTCTTtaaaagctccgtttctgacagccagcatgcttatctgctccgagacaaagcaaccattactgtggaatgctgtatgTGAGAGAGGGAGCAaggcggaggggaagggggacacagaGGGGgtttgctgctgtctgaacttacaagacagcatgctgacatgctctcagtccCCCAAAaacccattctctctctccccccacatacacacaacacactccctgtcacactccactccaccccactcctctcatttgaaaagcacgttgcagccacttgcatgctgggatagctaccacaatgaactgctctctgtggccattacaagagctgctaatgtggccacgccagtgcgcttgcagctgtcagattgcagcgctttccctactgcgctctatgaaggctggtttaactcaaagtgctctacatttgcaagtgtagccatgcccataaTGATTTGAGTGTCTACTCCAGTCAGCATTGGGACCGCATTGTACTGGGCACTGCATAGACGAGTAACACTGTCTTGCCCTGAGAAGTTCAACTCTTATTTTGTTACAACACTCTCTGAACTAGACACCTTCAGTCTGCACTACTTAGCCTTCAGTATCACTTAAGATGATGCAActtcaaatatttccttttcactgtgtttaaataaacaaattgTCAAAGGTGTCTAGTTCTGTTTAAtagagtcttaggcctggtctacactaggcgtttatgtcgaagttagcgccgttaaatcgaattaaccctgcacccgtccacactgcgatgctatttagttcgacatagaggtctctttaattcgacttctgtactcctccccgacgaggggagtagcgctaaattcgacatggccatgtcgaattaggctaggtgtggatggaaatcgacgctaatagctccgggagctatcccacagtgcaccactctgttgacgctctggacagcagtgcgagctcggatgctctgaccagccacacaggaaaagccccgggaaaatttgaatttgaattccttttcctgtctggccagtttgaatctcatttcctgtctggacatcgtggcgagcacagcagcactggcaacgatgcagagctctccagcagtgatggccgtgcagtctgggaatagaaagagagccccagcatggactgatcgtgaagtcttggatctcatcgctgtgtggggcgatgagtccgtgctttccgagctgcgatccaaaagaaggaatgcaaagatctacgagaagatctctaaagacatggcagagagaggatacagccgggatgcaacgcagtgccgcgtgaaaatcaaggagctgagacaaggctaccagaagaccaaagaggcaaacggacgctccggatcccatccccagacatcccgtttctacgaggcactgcattccatcctcggtgctgccgccaccactaccccaccagtgaccgtggactctgaggatgggatactgtccacggccggttcctcagacatgttaggggacggggaagatgaggaaggagatgaggagggcgaggcagttggcagctctcacaacgctgatttccccgacagccaggatctcttcatcacccttacagagatcccctacgaagcgtccccagccattaccccggacacagaatctggtgaaggatcagccagtaagtgttgtaaacatctaaacatttatttttaacaaaacaggaatattaacaattaaaagaatgggttgttcatgattagtgtgccctaggcgcttaacggtttagtaaggggcagtgcaagttttgaaaagaaatctagcaatgtccggttttcagtgattgtcctgcacaagccgctctactgtgtattccctgctactgcagctacagtaaaatgcggtctatatgtgcggggatagagcagtaatcctcctgggacatctcgatgaagctctcctggaggtaacttgaaagccgttgcatgaggttcttggggagagcggccttattgggtcctccgaagtacgacacgttgccgcgccacgagattatcaggtactcggggatcattgctctgcacagcagggcggcatacggccctggtctttggaggctttcccggagcattctctctttgtcgctctcggagatcctcatcagggtgatgtcggccatggtgacctgcttttaattaggtaggggaatgttagtgttgggactgctttcccgttcctttacagaactgtcaccgctggtttgcagccacgcggtggaggcgggagaggggcagccgaaagggatcattcccggggacagccgcgagggggtgggacaggggcagagttcccgcttgccggattgctggcagcagggactgacattgatttaaatgtgaaatgaggccagtggtaatataaaagttttaaactgccacaagtgtacggcttaccatgtctgcctgcaacagaaattccgttgtgctgcctcgcttctcaaatgtgctgttcaagaccccaggcacagaatgcgaaggccgagaattcgaccttgtgctgagtgcgcatgtgaaaggtgctgtgcatggtcttgttcacagagaaagactatgttctttgttcacaactacatttatctttcagaggaattcactccctttttcccatttccacagccccgtctgcgactgtctcacaacctagcctggaatcacactcccagaggctagcgcggattaggcgtaggaagaagaggacacgggaggacatgttctctgagcttatggcctcttcccaagcccaggcagcacagcagacccagtggcgggagaacttgacccgaatgcaccaagccaacatggatcgggaggagaggtggcggcaggaagaccagcaggcgactcaaacgctgcttggactactgagggagcaaacggacacgctccggcgccttgtggatgttctgcaggaacggaggcaggaggacagagccccgctgcagtccatctctaaccgccctcccccgccaccaagtcccatacccacctcacccaaagtgcaaagaaggagaggcggcagagtccctgctaactctcactccacccctgcagagagctctagtagcagaaggctctcatttcccaaaatttgaaaagttctttccttcccgcctgacacaagcccacgtccaagtttcacctcccaatgccatgtgtagttgataataaaaaattcgtttctgttaactactgtttcaatcatgttcttttggaggaggaggggaaagggggttggaaattggacaggacagtctcctttggcagggtacatagtcgggggcaggcacagcagcagggcacatacacagtgcagtgatgcagtgactagttgccccggttagtctgggaggttgttttgatgtaatgttggggggggtgggttgctctgtgactttgtggcgggggagggcagttacagatcttaagcgccggtccttagacaggatcacagagccacacagcatgggatctgtaaccgtcctccccctgccacaaagtcaaatagacctcccatacacacagtcccgatcaggaggggtgacaggctccgttgaaacaagcatcccaccgcagcggagcctgtcaatccttgagtttagaagctgcattcgcatcacaacactagacccgccccgcaccacagtctgcgtcccagttttaaaaaattcccgctaaaacagtatt
Coding sequences:
- the LOC135980258 gene encoding uncharacterized protein LOC135980258, whose protein sequence is MQSSPAVMAVQSGNRKRAPAWTDREVLDLIAVWGDESVLSELRSKRRNAKIYEKISKDMAERGYSRDATQCRVKIKELRQGYQKTKEANGRSGSHPQTSRFYEALHSILGAAATTTPPVTVDSEDGILSTAGSSDMLGDGEDEEGDEEGEAVGSSHNADFPDSQDLFITLTEIPYEASPAITPDTESGEGSATPSATVSQPSLESHSQRLARIRRRKKRTREDMFSELMASSQAQAAQQTQWRENLTRMHQANMDREERWRQEDQQATQTLLGLLREQTDTLRRLVDVLQERRQEDRAPLQSISNRPPPPPSPIPTSPKVQRRRGGRVPANSHSTPAESSSSRRLSFPKI